A region of the Synechococcus sp. PCC 7502 genome:
TGAACTTGTACAGACTTGTGATTCAGCATTTTCACTAGCCACCGTATTGCTTCCATTGTTCCCATACAGCCAAGGGCAGTAGCAGCGTGGGAATAGAGTTGGCGATCAGGGTTACCCAATGCTTCAACTAGGTTAGGAATTGCTTGCGGTGACTGCATATATCCTAAAGCTAAAGCGGCTTTCTTAGCGATCGCTAGATCATCTCCATCTAAACGGGCAATTAAATCAGGGATGATATTATGCTTGGATTTAATTAATTTGCGTAGAGCCTGTGAATATTGGTCAGAACGAGTAGCAGCATCAAATTCCGCCAAAATCGCTGCCACCCCACCTACATCTGGAGCAGACTTTTGCCATTTATATTCAGACTCAGAGTTAATATTATAGTCTGACAGTCTAGGTGGCTCTGGCTTATGACTAGCCTCTATTTTACTTTTGCCTGAGTCTTCCATAACTGCTTAATTTTTAGTATGGGGAGAGATATAGGGAGACAATCAATACTAACTATCATACCCAAAACTAAAATAACTAATGCGAATTAAATACATATATTTTTTAGTCTCTTTTTTCTGATCTCTTTCTGAATCTCTTTAAAAATAATGACGAAAGAGCTATGCCTCAAAAATCTAGATGTTAATGCCAATTTTGCTATTTTTGCTATTCCGCAATTGTGAACCGAGTTTCAACCAAAACCAACTCATGAATTTTTAATTTTTGTTAATTCTATTAACCTTGATTTAAGATTGTGAAGTTATTAGTAGTTATTAAATGTAATCCCTATATGCACTCAAAAACTGGGGAATTAATACCGTCGAAGTTTCTACTGATTTTATTAATTGTGGCGATCGCTTTGGGGATTTGCCTGAGATTTTTGGCACTAGACCATAAGTTATATTGGCATGACGAAGTTTATACATCATTCCGTGCGGCTGGGTTTACAAGTCAAGAAATAAATCGAGCAATTTTTACCGATCAAATTACCTCACCGCAGTCAATCCTTAAATTTCAGGAATTAAAGCCCAATAGCTCTGCCCTAGATACTATTTTCTCGCTTGCGATCGAAGACCCCCAGCATCCGCCGTTGTATTATTTAGCCTCTCGCCTATGGATGCAAATATTTGGTAGTAGTACGGTGTCGATGCGATCGCTAGCCGCCCTCATTAGCCTGATTGGTTTACCATTAATCTATGGGTTGGCATGGGAATTATTTAAATCTCGGACGATCGCCTTAATTGCTGTAATATTTCTAGTCTTATCTCCCTTTGATGTTTTATTTGCCCAGATTGCCCGTCAATATAGCTTATTGTGTGTAATTAGCCTTGCCAGCAGTTTGTGTTTTTTAAGAGCCGCACGAATAGACTCTAAGCACAGTTGGATCATTTATTCCCTAGTAAGCGTCATTGGACTATATACCCATCCTTTTTTTGGCTTTACCTTAGTTGGGCATGGCACATACCTCCTAATTTTGAAATTAACCTACTTAAAGTTAGATCAAGATTCTCTCCCTATTAAAAGATACTTGCAGGCGATCGCCCTAGCAGCCTTAATTTATTTACCTTGGATCTGCGTCATGGTATTCAACTACCAAAGGGTATCGGCTACGACCAATTGGGTAACAGGGGCAGCAGATTGGCTATTTTATATTCGCACTTGGTTACTCAGTTTTACCTGTCTATATTTCGATCTGGACTGGGGATTTGATAATGTCTGGACATATGTACCACGCTTACTAATTTTTATCCTGATGGTGGCAGGAATTTATTTAATTTATCGCCGTACTGAACGCCAAACATTCATATTTATCCTTACCGCAATAGTCGTACCATTTGCACTTTTACTGCTTCCAGACTTGATCTTAGGAGGACGACGCAGTACTGTGACTCGTTATTTAATTGGTAGTTACGCTGGGTTACAACTAGCGATCGCTTATTTAGTCGGCATTACCTTACAACACAGGCAAATTGTAGGACAAATTTTGGGACGGAGTTTGATAGTTCTATTGGCAGCCTGTAGCATTGCTTCCTGTATAGTCAGTAATAGTACTGATACATGGTGGACTAATATTCCCAGTTATTTTAATGGTATAACTGCAAAAATTGTTAACTCTAAACCTGCCCCACTATTAATTACAGATGCAGAAAATGGAATCAATTTAGCCGATATTATTTCCATATCTCATTTACTGAGCGATCGCCCAAAACTCTTGCTCTTAAGTCATTCCCAGCTACCCAAATTACCTGATATTTTTAGTGATTACATGGTATTTCGTCCATCAAGTCAATTAAGGCAAGCGATCGGGGATAAAAACTTAGAAAGCATTCCAGATACTGGCGGCGAGTTATGGCGACTGAAACTGAGAGATAATCGGTTAGTTTTCCCAGCTTAAAATAGTGCCATAAAAATATTAAGTAGGTGTACTCAGGCAAAGTTAATACTTTTAGGCGTACAACCAACTATGAAAAAGAGTACATAGAAACTTTTCCATATACTCCAATTACTTATATTTTTAGATAATTTTTAGGTGATTTTCAAATAACCTTTAGACAAGCCATTCGGGAACTGCTTCCTCCTTGGTGTTTGTCCGACGCTCTAGGGTTTGACGCTCAAACTTCAGATGAATAGACCGATTTTGTTCACCATCCGCAGCAAGGGCGAAGATAGGATAATCGATAATGCCATCTTGGAACGACATGTGGTGACGGAAAGTACCATCATCATTAAGCTTAATGGGGCGACCACCAATGGTAACAGTTGCATCTGGTTCAGTGGCACCATAGACAATTAATTCAGCATCAGCCACAAGCCAAAACTGCCGAGGACGAACGCCCACCCCTAGTAAAGCGGCTCCAGACATACCCACGCCAGAGGCGGTTAAGCCAGATATACCTGCACCACTCCACAAACCTACTCCAGAGGGAAATACATAGGAACTCAAAGACTCAAAGCCTAGACCAGCACCCGACTGTTGTTGAGAACCATACAGTGAACCAGCAATACGTTGCTCTTCTGCGGATTGGGCAAGGTTAAATATTTGATCATAGATGGGGGCAGGTTCTTGAGTAGGGGATTCTTGGGTAAAGGATTTTTGCTCAGGGGTAATCAAATTAAATAGGGTTTCACCGACTAAATTTTGTTCCCAAGGCACGGTAATGAAGTGATCCTCAATCCAGTCCGTAGGATAAACAGGTGGGATATTTACTGGCACTGACCG
Encoded here:
- a CDS encoding DUF4912 domain-containing protein; the encoded protein is MAKERPPVEEMTLRQLRKVAAEFEIFRYSRMRKSQLLEAIQVAQSKGSFNRLNRNLDKNMTDAKEIVEATKFDLGEQEISPTDLTTIQERTIPDGYGESRIVLLPRDPQWAYVYWDIPNSEKEQKRLQGGQQLALRLYDSTNLNLDYQYPHSIQEYPCDELAREWYLPVPVSDRSYVVEIGYRCADGRWLVLSRSVPVNIPPVYPTDWIEDHFITVPWEQNLVGETLFNLITPEQKSFTQESPTQEPAPIYDQIFNLAQSAEEQRIAGSLYGSQQQSGAGLGFESLSSYVFPSGVGLWSGAGISGLTASGVGMSGAALLGVGVRPRQFWLVADAELIVYGATEPDATVTIGGRPIKLNDDGTFRHHMSFQDGIIDYPIFALAADGEQNRSIHLKFERQTLERRTNTKEEAVPEWLV
- a CDS encoding glycosyltransferase family 39 protein, which translates into the protein MKLLVVIKCNPYMHSKTGELIPSKFLLILLIVAIALGICLRFLALDHKLYWHDEVYTSFRAAGFTSQEINRAIFTDQITSPQSILKFQELKPNSSALDTIFSLAIEDPQHPPLYYLASRLWMQIFGSSTVSMRSLAALISLIGLPLIYGLAWELFKSRTIALIAVIFLVLSPFDVLFAQIARQYSLLCVISLASSLCFLRAARIDSKHSWIIYSLVSVIGLYTHPFFGFTLVGHGTYLLILKLTYLKLDQDSLPIKRYLQAIALAALIYLPWICVMVFNYQRVSATTNWVTGAADWLFYIRTWLLSFTCLYFDLDWGFDNVWTYVPRLLIFILMVAGIYLIYRRTERQTFIFILTAIVVPFALLLLPDLILGGRRSTVTRYLIGSYAGLQLAIAYLVGITLQHRQIVGQILGRSLIVLLAACSIASCIVSNSTDTWWTNIPSYFNGITAKIVNSKPAPLLITDAENGINLADIISISHLLSDRPKLLLLSHSQLPKLPDIFSDYMVFRPSSQLRQAIGDKNLESIPDTGGELWRLKLRDNRLVFPA